The DNA segment GATGTTTTCAAGATCCTACAGTCATAAGTTTGACCAGATGAAGCTTGAGGTCCATATGCATAAAAATTCTATTGATTACAAATCATATTACAGGTCGTGTTATTCGTTATGGCTTTGTTCTAATATTTACCGTGCTATTCAATCTCCGGATGTAGCCAACAAGCATGAATTGCATCTGCTGCTCAAATACTTTGCTATCACATCCGTCAACTGACCATAGTTTCTGCCAAAAGTGAGAAAAAAACGTTTGAATAATGTTGAATTCTGAATGATGTTATCATAATTGGAAGCAACTCGAGAACCAACTTGAACTCGAACTTGAAATGATATAAATTTTGAACACATGGAAGAATATAAAGTACCCAGATCCTGTTCCTTTTTGTACATGAACTGCAATTCCATCCGATGTTAACCACAACCTTGATGGTCCAAGCCATAACAGTGCCACCCCAACCGAAGAACGTTCCAAAAACTTGGTCAGGTAATGATGCATCCTCTGAAACCATGCATTAAACTCATCATGATCTACAACATTCTGAAAAGCCAAATCAACACATGAACTTTTCAGATCCAATGATCAAACCAAGCAATTTAAAGAACAGATGTCACATTGTACTAATTTTACCCATTTAAGTTTATTCCAATTCTTTTTGAAACTCCAATAGCTTGAAAAACAGTACAAAATTCAGTCAGAAAATGATATCCGGACTTAAATTATGGCCACCATTCGATTCCATGAGGACCAAATTACAGGCATGAAGATACTAGGGAGACTGGAtgttgagaatcccacattggaaaagaAGAGAGACCTCACAATATTTATTATGAGATAGATGAAGCTATTTCTCTCCTTGCCAATTGATTTTAAGATGGACCCCATTCTATTATTCGAAGATGGAAAATTGAATAGAAGTAAAACAGATTTTCCATAATCATAATCCATTAAACTATGTATTTCATTATAAGGCAGGTAAGAGAAATACAGACACACCTGAGATTTCACTCATAGACCCATTAACGTAGTGAGAGCTCAGATATATTGGATCAATCGGTAAGGTTCTATCTACCCCTGAGATTATTATGTAAAAAACTTGAGATAGTGATTAGAAAATTAAACagtattaataaaataaaatacaagaaaaataaacaGATTCATACAGTCTTCAAAAGGGGGAAGACCCCACAGCTCAGGCTCAAATTCTAATAGGGAATTAAGCACTTTATCTGCCAGGGAAGAGCACTCAATTTCCCCACGGGACGGGACAGCTATAACCTTCATCTTAGCAGCCTTAGCTGCTTTGACACCAATCCTGTCGGAATGTATCTTGTTCAGAGAAAAGCAGAAGGTGGAGATCCAGATGCCACACACTAAATGTATTTATCCATAAAAATTTATAGTTAAAAGAATTGCAAACTTACAAGGAATCTTCAATAACCAAACAATGAGAGGCATCTACGCCCATTCTTTTTGCTGCCTCTTcaaatcttaaaaaataaaaataaaataaaataaaaaaaaagtttagaggAAGGTATCAAGGAATAATGCGCAATTTAAGTGACATCAATCACATATCCTTAACATTTGAAGGAAATTAGTTCAAAAATTAACTAGGAGAAGTAGTTTGCCATAGTTAACTAACTAGAAGTCCAGCATACCTGTTTAGATTAACACTTCACTAAAGTTCTGTTAGTTTGTCagttatattttcttcattttgtaAGCTACATAAGGCATTGATAGGAAGCTATTTTTAACTTTGTTTTGCAGTTAATTAAAGATCCTATTATCTCATTCTCAGACATTTCCCTTGTTTCTCATGGATTTGGCTAATTCCATCACTCATTTGCGTCAAAGATAAATTCTACATACTTTTAATTCTTTCCATTTCCTTTagcatttggtttttgaagttATCGATAGTCCACAAGACAATGTTATTCCTAACTTGAAATCATTAAATATCTATGACTTGAATTTCAGAATGCGGTAATTGGATATAAAGATGTTCTTAGACTTCCATTTCCACATGACTAAAATTAAggttttaaactttcaatattCACTGAGTTTATGATGTAATGTCTTTTAGGAAATCCTGTTGTATTTCCTTTTAATCTTTAAGTTTCTTTGGTTGAGTCATTTTTACTCTTTTGTTTTaaccattttccttttggtAGAGGTTATTTCTCTGCTTTTCTATTAACTTCTAATTTATACCTTTTCCCCTCCAGTTATGAGGGTAAAGCTAGGTATTAAGCTATGtttttagcctataaatagggctgAAGATTTCTTTTGAGATTAATTAACAATTGAGTATTCTTTCAGAGATTAGTATACACCAGTTCATCTCATGAAAAAGGCTAAAAGATggaatgagacaaatttttctCTTCATCAAGATGGTtcatgcaaaaataaaaaataaaaagtcttACAGATAAGGAGCAGGTTTCCCTTCAATAACCTGGTCACTACCAAGAATCACAGAAAACCAGTCCTTCCAACCTGCACACGAACATATGTCATGCATTTTCGAAACCAAAATATGGGGACAAGTTGGACAGCATGAAAAAACTAAAGTTGTACATCGTACAGGACGAACAAGaggatgttatataacgagagaGCATGAAGGACAAAATAAAGACCAAAAAATGAAGGCCACAAAAGTAAAGAGGCCGAAGCAAACAATTAATGCAAATGCCACTAGTCCACACTTGGAATATTGTTTACTCCAACGACCAATAGGGAATTAGAAAGCCAGTATTACTTCCTAATTAAATTGTTCCATATAAAAGTGAGTTACAATAGCTGAAGACTGTAGAAAGCTGTCAGATATGCGATTActaggaaaaaaaggaaaaacaacatTAGCTACAATTAGTCAAAATTAGCATGATCTGTTCAGCATATCATAGACAAGctcaagagaaaagaaaagaaaggaatgaTAGGGAAAGAGAGAGAACTGCTACAAAATAATTCCATTTGTTACATATACATGGGCTTTTCTGAAAAGCAATCAGGAGAATATGACCCTACAATGTGGGggagtttaatcatatcatgtAATTGGAAAAGGAAGACAAAGGAATATGCTAAAGCTAAACCCCATAGTAAGCAAAAGATGTGCATCGGAAAAGGACCATCACTAAATGTATTCATCCTTTGGCTGTGTGAGGTGGATTTGCATTTGCCCGTCCTTGTTTGCAAAacctccttttttttctttttttaatatccgTGAGTGCCTAAGCCATCTTACGCGCATCTCGACTAATCTCACAGGATAAGTCCCTAACTCTACAACATTTGAGCATCAAGAAAACTCGTAAGATATTAAATCCTAAGTAGGTAACCACTATGGATTGAATCTATAAACTCTTCACCTTTTATCAAGGTGATGTTGTAGGGATACCCGCAAGACCTCCTCACTAATACCCAGATAATTAAATTCGAAAGGGATCCATTATCCATTGCAGCACAGTAccattatcaaataattatataaaacctTCCGACCTTTTTAATCTTCAAGAAAGCCCTACCCTGGCCAAGTTAAAAACCTACCCTTGTATTTACATGAAATTGGCAGGAAAGGCTAGGAATTCATGGAAATTTGCTTCTCTGGCCCTCTTATGTGGCTTGAACAGAACAAGAGGACTTTCAAAAGGCTActtctttttctactttttgAGATTTTGTACAGCTAAATGCTTCTTGATGTAGTCATAGCTacagatttttttaaaattattccactctcttttttttttagtataatagagGGCGGAGGATTTGAACCACAAACCTATTCATGATTAACAGGTACTGAATGTCTATTGAGTTATGCTTGCTTTGACAATTATTCCATTCTCCTTGATCCTTTTTTATTAGAAAGCTTTCTGTTAGTAACTTTCTTGGGCAGAAGACCTCTCTCTCCAGCCCTCAAGgttttcttcattcttttttttttttctttaacatgacaatagaGTTGAAGAGATTACAAAGCAAgcagataaataaataaattaattacatcTGAAGCAGAAACTACCTTTCATACAAGAAATTTTTGCATGGATAAATTCACTTGAAGAATTCGAAGCGAGCCCAAATGGGACCTTATGAGAGTAAAGATGTTTGAGAAGACGATCAGCACCAGGAAGTGCTTTAACAGAAGGCCATCTGAAGAGTATTTCAACACTAACATtaaaagaggggaaaaaaaaacgaTACCCATCACAGAAATGAACAAAACATAAGACCTGGAATCTTACTTTTCCCTATACATGGGAGTAATTTCTTGAATAAATTGGTCTGGTGTCAATGGAAGACCATAATCCCTAACAATTGCAGCTGCAGATTCTTTCTGGGTCATCCCcaatctcttctcttcttccctCTTCTTGTCCCAAACTTTACCATACTTCGCCAAAAAATCCTTCAACACGTCCTTTGTCGCCCTCTCTGAACATAATACAACAGTGTAACTTCATATTCTCATACAACTATAGCAAGAAAATACATAAATTCATAGAAGAAATTACAGACCAGTGTCCAAAAGGGTTCCATCGAGATCGAGAATCACAGCAGAAACTCCACCAACGAAATTCATCGCAACTGAAGGTAATAATTCTGGAATAGATCAGTGAAGAAGCTGGCATTGATATGAGAAGCGTAACGCCATTATAAAGCTTGAGGACCAAACGTAGTTAGTGGCGAGGGAACAATACCGACGATCGGAATCAGAATTCGACGAATAATGTAAAGGATTCTAAACAGATTGAATTTGAGAGAGAAAGAACGACCAATTTGGCAAGTTGGGAGGGAAACTGGATAATTACAATCATCCAGCAGAGGACAGATTCTGGGGTTTTCCGCTTTTCTGTGTTGTTCGTGGAGTTGAAGAACGAAAAGGACGAAAATGGTGGGTTTCAACGATTGATTTTGATGCGAACAATGCTTAATGTTTGCCAACTGTAAAATTCTTGTTCGATTTGAATCGATCTGACTATAACAATTTCTCTTTCTCCAAGTTTATGTTGAGCAGCTTCGTGATCACgaagaaagtaaaaaaaattgtacaaatcatcgtcataccaaattacgtaaattgtCTTCACAAATATCTCAATTTATAAGTCTTGCTCTTGTCGGGTTAAACACTCTCGCCCTCACTTGAAATTCTCTGGTTTGATGTGATTATTCGTCAGgaatgatttgacaattttcatgactgaagcctcaaatcaataatacctaaatacaatacaatggtaatttttttaaactctaaactccatttcaacgGTGATTACTTCTCTGGTTTTCGAGGGTGTTTTGTTGAACGGAGATTTTTCGAATGGAGATTTCCAAGACAAGGCTTTTTCAGAATGGAACAGGTTTTTCATAACggtgtttcattattttgagtctgttattttgtattgggagagagagcgagattaagagagaacgagagtacacttcaattgcttgtacaacttaatgacaaatgttctcttgctttgtaggatgatggaaaagtgtctacttattcaaaatatagagatgattgagatgagaatgaaagttcgtaTATTGAGGGGAGTTGATAGGAATCATTGTGTCTGTTACATTGTATGAAGAACTTAGATCTCACATTTTCAGGGTTACAGATGTcagttcttcagagtttgatcttataatgagagttaaatataagcttgaataTGAAACCCCTCCACAATACATAaggaatgatgatgatgttcgcTTCCTTCTTTTTCAAGAATAGCTTAGTAGACTTCAGTTATCTGTAACGCTAAAATTGAATCAGGATGAAAATATTAGAATGGGGTTtggaaatgtgagttatgatgatacgaTTGTGGACAGACAATACAAGAAATCATATCAGTTTCatcgggaagaggatgatattACATTGTCTACCAATATTGTACCATCAACATTACCACTAGACAACGACCACACTAATCCAGCAAGATTGAATTCAGAATTGGGTGGTACTTTAGTTgttggtaatgagagatcaTCTAAACTTgattatatggattgtggtcATCTAGAGCAACGTTGTGGTCCTTCAATGAATGTTAATGAGCAACCAACatgattgaatgaaatggatcgtgATCATAGAGGTGTGTTGTTCATAGTAGCTTCAGTCATTCCACCATCtgtgtcttcaagtcatagAGGAGAGTTGATTATGTCTGGTACCTCTTCATCTAGGACGGAGgatgttgaagttggtcaactattttCGAGTAAAAGGGACTTGAAAATATGATTACCTATTTTGTCCatcaataaaaattttgaatttagggtcAGGAAGTCAACCAAATCTTTGTTCACTGTCAAATGTATTGGGGAGACTTGTAAGTGGAGCCTTCATACAATGAAAATGGAAGGgtctgatatattcaagatcacaaagtactgCAGTTTGCACACATGTTCCATCGGAATTCTGAATCacgaccatagacaagcaactgCAACGACTGTTGGTCAGTTGATTAAAGATAAGTTTATAGGAATAGGacgtatttataaaccttgtcatatcgttgaggatatgaggagagattatggcgtgaacataagttattATAAAGTGTGTCGTGCAAGGGAAGCCATATATGATCTCATTAGAGATACTCCAGAATACTCATACTACATACTAcatactacatgcttatggggaagcgttaaaaatagagaatccgGGTACAGTGTTTGagattgaacttgaagatgatgtgcatttcaagtatatgtttatagcattagggccttgtattagaggtttcgCAAGCTGTCGGCCtgtgataattgttgatggGCCGCACTTGAAAGGAAAGTACAAAGGGACCATGTTGGTTGCGGTTTCTATGGACGAGAATAATCAATTATACCCATTAGCATATgcaatagtggacaatgaaactgATCGATCATGGAAATGATTTATGTCGAACTTGAAATGCAGTATCGAAGAACCCGATAATCTGGTGTTTGTGTTTGATCGGATAGTATCTATCAGCAATGTTATTCATGCATTTTTTTCCCATAgaatttcatggattgtgcacgTGACAGATAGAACAGAAtcttattacaaactttaaggatagTATGGTTGTTGGGATATTTAGAGATGCAGCAAGGGCATTTCGCATGACAGAGTTCTAGACAAAATGGGACGAACTCCATAGTTTTCGAGACGATGTTGTCACGAAATATCTGGAAGACATTGATCTTCAAAGGTGGACACGAGTTTACCAACTAGAACGAAAATATGACAACATGACGTCCAACAGTGCAGGGTGTTTCAATTGGTTAACTAAAGAGTATCGGCTATTGCCCatagtatgcttgattgaacatgttagaggaatgcTCCAATCGTGATTCTACGAATGAAGGAATTATTGAGCATCTCGAATGACATTGCACTCTGACTACTGTGAAACCCAATTGGTAAGTGAGGCCGATAAGGGTCAACAATATCGGATTGagcctattgattgttatcgGGTCCACGTGCGAGATAATCGATTGGACGGTATTGTGAATCTTCACACGAAGGAATGCACGTGTAAGGAATTCGACTCACTTGGTATCCCATGttcgcatgcaattgttgcCACCAAGGAACGAAACATACCCATTCAGAGTCTTTGCAGTCGATTTTATACAGTGGACTCTCTAATGACTACGTATGCGGAGCCTATAAATCCACTTGGTCACATATTTGAATGGAAGAGAGCTCCTGGATATGTAGAAAAAACTATCCTTCCTCCAAAGTTTGTGGCACAAGTCGGGCGATGgagagtgagaagaataccATCCAGAGGAGAAGTTCACAGACAAATGAAATGTGGTCGGTGTGGAAATTATGGGCATAACCGCCAAAATTGTAGCGAATCGCTCACAACCATTCGACGTACTAAAAATGCCAGAAACCGTGACTCAAATACCTCTCATgtagtttataactaactttatctTGTAACGGTCTATTGGTATGTGTTATAAATATCATTGATCAGGCCCCAAAGAAgagtttttcatattttctattttttctgtaaataaaAACAAGCTGTAAGCAATCTTCATTTTTCTGTAAACAAAAAACTATAACAAACTGGACTATGAGTAGTTTTTCTGTAAAAGAAAGTGAATCTTTTTGCAAATCACAAAAACACAATCTTGTTATCTACTCATATCGATTTCAGAGTATCGAGTTGAGTCAGAAGTTTTTCATCGAATATCGAGTAGAAACttatcgagtatcgagtatctaGC comes from the Benincasa hispida cultivar B227 chromosome 5, ASM972705v1, whole genome shotgun sequence genome and includes:
- the LOC120078429 gene encoding bifunctional riboflavin kinase/FMN phosphatase-like, with product MNFVGGVSAVILDLDGTLLDTERATKDVLKDFLAKYGKVWDKKREEEKRLGMTQKESAAAIVRDYGLPLTPDQFIQEITPMYREKWPSVKALPGADRLLKHLYSHKVPFGLASNSSSEFIHAKISCMKGWKDWFSVILGSDQVIEGKPAPYLFEEAAKRMGVDASHCLVIEDSLIGVKAAKAAKMKVIAVPSRGEIECSSLADKVLNSLLEFEPELWGLPPFEDWVDRTLPIDPIYLSSHYVNGSMSEISEDASLPDQVFGTFFGWGGTVMAWTIKVVVNIGWNCSSCTKRNRIWKLWSVDGCDSKVFEQQMQFMLVGYIRRLNSTDLENIDVREIEEFKYIANTSLDRPMFVDHSCTSLTAEETSSING
- the LOC120077423 gene encoding uncharacterized protein LOC120077423; this translates as MTLHSDYCETQLVSEADKGQQYRIEPIDCYRVHVRDNRLDGIVNLHTKECTCKEFDSLGIPCSHAIVATKERNIPIQSLCSRFYTVDSLMTTYAEPINPLGHIFEWKRAPGYVEKTILPPKFVAQVGRWRVRRIPSRGEVHRQMKCGRCGNYGHNRQNCSESLTTIRRTKNARNRDSNTSHVVYN